One genomic region from Daphnia magna isolate NIES linkage group LG10, ASM2063170v1.1, whole genome shotgun sequence encodes:
- the LOC123476917 gene encoding D-beta-hydroxybutyrate dehydrogenase, mitochondrial-like — protein sequence MHHSSEMKIGDYEEVEEFISQIIAQLRSIFNWQFFTSFVLFYFAYLTANFTLGSYLLCATGLALLIATYRNSISVTQEGRAVLITGCDFGYGYELAKKLRASNFTVFAGCSDAKSNGAISLKNLDNQTGRLHVIQMDVSNQEEVDDALHYVKEHLPENGLWGIVNNADESSCPGFLEWSPIENYEKTMAVNLFGAIRVTNSFLPLIRESQGRIVNVSSLLSRVPSPFNGPYAIAKSAIDSYSAILRAEMKRFNVQVVVVEPGNLAEGANFNSAKREFTRMIRRTWDLLDDGLRQDYGQNYVEQQIEIGQMSMQLSETDIGSVVEAMVKAVSQLHPRDRYAVASMTEKCVAYGMQYLPLWLTDHLLPTMEAQTYLSYLSYLEPFILI from the exons ATGCATCACTCGTCGGAAATGAAAATTGGGGATTATGAAGAAGTGGAGGAATTTATTTCCCAAATCATTGCGCAGTTGCGAAGTATTTTCAACTGGCAATTTTTCACGTCGTTTGTTTTATTCTATTTCGCCTATTTGACGGCCAACTTTACGCTCGGAAGTTATTTACTGTGCGCAACCGGACTCGCGCTTTTAATCGCCACGTATAGAAACTCAATTTCG GTAACGCAAGAAGGGCGGGCTGTTCTCATCACCGGATGTGATTTCGGGTACGGATACGAACTGGCAAAGAAGCTGCGCGCTAGCAATTTCACCGTTTTCGCTGGTTGTTCCGACGCCAAGAGCAATGGAGCCATTAGTTTGAAAAATTTGGATAATCAAACTGGACGGCTTCACGTTATCCAAATGGACGTCAGTAATCAGGAAGAGGTGGACGACGCACTCCATTATGTCAAGGAACACCTTCCGGAAAACGGCCTGTGGGGTATCGTCAATAATGCGGATGAATCCAGCTGTCCAGGCTTCTTGGAATGGTCTCCTATTGAAAACTACGAGAAG aCAATGGCGGTCAATTTATTTGGTGCCATCCGCGTGACAAACTCGTTTTTGCCGCTCATCCGCGAGAGCCAGGGGAGGATAGTAAATGTGTCTTCATTGTTGAGTCGTGTACCATCGCCTTTTAACGGACCTTACGCCATTGCCAAAAGCGCAATTGACTCTTATTCGGCCATTCTTCGTGCCGAGATGAAACGCTTCAACGTTCAAGTCGTCGTTGTTGAACCCGGCAACTTAGCGGAAGGCGCCAATTTCAATTCCGCTAAAAGAGAATTCACCCGTATGATTCGCCGCACGTGGGACCTACTAGACGATGGACTCCGGCAGGATTACGGGCAAAATTACGTAGAACAACAGATTGAAATCGGTCAAATGTCTATGCAATTATCC GAGACAGACATCGGTTCTGTTGTGGAGGCAATGGTCAAGGCTGTTTCTCAATTGCATCCCAGGGATCGATATGCTGTTGCGTCAATGACGGAAAAATGTGTCGCTTACGGAATGCAGTACCTGCCTCTTTGGTTAACAGACCACCTATTGCCTACGATGGAAGCGCAAACGTATTTGAGTTACCTATCTTATTTAGAACctttcattttaatttaa
- the LOC116931539 gene encoding D-beta-hydroxybutyrate dehydrogenase, mitochondrial has product MIWEKTEAFVVRSIMEQNWQLFLSFICFNFAYLISNFSLVCYLLCAAGLTLLISAFFNTLSITCKGRGVLVTGCDTGFGHELAKKLHSCGFTVFAGCLDGRSNGAIRLKRLGDESGRLHVIAIDVTSQEDVDKALCYVEENLPEHGLWGLVNNAGQSSSLGFLEWTPMKIYEKVMAVNVFGVFRVTNAFLPLIRKSQGRIVNVSSILARTLFPFSGSYTITKSVIDAYTTILRLEMKRFNVKVVVVEPGNFMTATNFSTCNGQGGFAFNSRRMWDQLDEKIQNDYGKNSLERQICIAEKLVEISEGEPSYVVNAMASGILRLYPKNRYFIASLSDKIMACSIQYLPLCISDLLVSGIESHTIPIAILHYVKYLVLVPSFVILLLLAAVLRTISV; this is encoded by the exons ATGATTTGGGAAAAAACCGAAGCTTTCGTCGTTCGATCGATAATGGAACAAAACTGGCAATTGTTCCtgtcttttatttgttttaattttgcttatttaatatcaaatttttccctCGTCTGTTATCTTCTTTGTGCAGCTGGGCTCACCCTTTTGATTTCAGCTTTTTTCAACACACTTTCG ATAACGTGCAAAGGCCGTGGAGTTCTCGTCACCGGATGTGATACGGGATTCGGACACGAGCTGGCCAAGAAATTACATTCATGTGGGTTCACTGTTTTTGCCGGTTGTCTCGATGGGAGGAGCAATGGAGCCATCAGACTGAAGAGATTGGGCGATGAGTCGGGACGACTTCACGTAATCGCAATTGATGTTACCAGTCAGGAAGATGTAGACAAAGCTCTCTGTTATGTCGAGGAAAATCTTCCCGAACATGGACTTTGGGGTCTTGTTAACAATGCCGGCCAGTCCAGCAGTCTTGGATTTTTGGAATGGACTCCAATGAAAATTTACGAAAAG GTTATGGCGGTTAATGTATTTGGGGTCTTTCGCGTGACAAATGCTTTTTTGCCGCTCATCCGCAAAAGCCAAGGAAGGATCGTCAATGTGTCTTCGATTTTGGCCCGCActttgtttccattttctgGCTCCTACACGATCACGAAGAGCGTGATTGATGCGTATACAACCATTCTTCGTCTCGAGATGAAACGTTTCAACGTCAAAGTGGTTGTCGTCGAACCGGGAAACTTCATGACGGCTACCAACTTCAGTACTTGCAACGGTCAAGGCGGATTTGCCTTCAATTCTCGACGCATGTGGGACCAATTGGACGAGAAAATTCAAAACGACTACGGGAAGAATTCTTTAGAGCGGCAAATATGCATTGCGGAAAAGTTGGTTGAAATATCT GAAGGAGAACCGAGTTACGTCGTGAATGCCATGGCGAGTGGCATTCTTCGCTTGTATCCTAAAAACCGATATTTTATCGCTTCACTTTCTGATAAAATAATGGCGTGCAGTATACAGTATTTGCCTCTTTGCATTAGCGATCTTCTCGTCTCGGGAATTGAATCTCATACGATTCCAATCGCCATTTTACATTACGTTAAGTACCTTGTATTGGTTCCTTCATTCGTAATTCTACTTTTGCTGGCTGCCGTCCTTCGTACGATCAGTGTGTAA